A window of Malania oleifera isolate guangnan ecotype guangnan chromosome 5, ASM2987363v1, whole genome shotgun sequence contains these coding sequences:
- the LOC131155241 gene encoding putative lipid-transfer protein DIR1: MEAYSSRKLLIATVVVVAAAAGMVKMVHCESICGMSTEGLAACRPSVSPAGEQGRLTPPPPSAACCSALAGANMQCLCSFKKSKLLPAFGIDPDLAMQLPAKCNLLQSFHC; the protein is encoded by the coding sequence ATGGAAGCATACAGCAGCAGAAAGCTTCTTATTGCGACGGTGGTGGTGGTGGCCGCCGCTGCCGGGATGGTAAAAATGGTACACTGTGAGAGTATATGCGGAATGAGCACGGAGGGTCTGGCGGCGTGCAGGCCATCCGTGAGTCCTGCAGGCGAGCAAGGTCGGCTCACTCCTCCGCCGCCCTCCGCTGCATGTTGCTCGGCTCTCGCCGGAGCGAACATGCAGTGCCTTTGTTCCTTCAAGAAGTCCAAGCTCTTGCCTGCCTTTGGAATAGACCCGGACCTGGCCATGCAGCTCCCCGCTAAATGCAATCTCCTTCAGTCTTTCCATTGCTAG